A genomic stretch from Lathyrus oleraceus cultivar Zhongwan6 chromosome 2, CAAS_Psat_ZW6_1.0, whole genome shotgun sequence includes:
- the LOC127118101 gene encoding alpha-soluble NSF attachment protein 2, whose amino-acid sequence MGDQMAKAEDFENKAEKKLSSWGMFGSKFEDAADLFDKSANSYKLSKSWDKAGSTYVKLANCHLKLESKHEAASAYVDAAHCYKKVNMNEAVSCLDNAVNMFCDIGRISMAARYLKEIAELCESEQNIEKALVYYEKSADFYESEEVTTSANQCKQKVAQFSAQLEQYQKSIEIYEGIARQSLNNNLLKYGVKGHLLNAGICELCKGDVVAISNALERYQDLDPTFSGTREYKLLADVAAAIDGEDVAKFTEAVKEFDSMTPLDSWKTTLFLRVKEKLKAKELEEDDLT is encoded by the exons ATGGGAGATCAAATGGCGAAAGCAGAGGATTTCGAGAATAAGGCAGAAAAAAAGCTGAGTAGTTGGGGCATGTTCGGTTCCAAATTTGAGGATGCCGCTGATCTATTTGATAAATCTGCCAATTCCTATAAGCTCTCCAAATCAT GGGACAAAGCAGGATCCACCTATGTTAAGTTGGCAAATTGCCATTTGAAG TTGGAGAGCAAGCATGAAGCTGCCTCGGCTTATGTTGATGCTGCACATTGCTACAAAAAAGTTAATATGAATG AGGCTGTATCTTGCTTAGACAATGCTGTAAATATGTTCTGCGACATTGGAAGAATTTCTATGGCTGCTAGATATTTGAAG GAAATTGCTGAATTATGCGAGTCTGAACAAAATATCGAGAAGGCCCTTGTTTACTATGAAAAATCAGCCGATTTTTATGAAAGTGAGGAGGTGACAACATCTGCAAACCAGTGCAAGCAAAAAGTTGCTCAATTTTCTGCTCAGCTAGAACA ATATCAGAAATCGATTGAAATTTATGAAGGGATAGCTCGCCAGTCTCTCAACAATAACCTGTTGAAGTATGGAGTTAAAGGACATCTTCTTAACGCTGGGATCTGCGAACTTTGTAAAGGAGATGTTGTTGCTATTTCCAATGCATTAGAACGATATCAG GATTTGGATCCAACGTTTTCAGGAACACGCGAATATAAACTTTTGGCG GATGTTGCTGCTGCAATTGATGGTGAAGACGTTGCAAAGTTTACCGAAGCTGTCAAAGAGTTCGATAGCATGACTCCTTTG GATTCGTGGAAAACAACACTTTTTCTGAGGGTGAAGGAGAAACTGAAAGCCAAAGAACTTGAGGAGGATGATCTTACTTGA
- the LOC127118102 gene encoding uncharacterized protein LOC127118102 — MVSVDNGKEEIEECNNNNNNGSKVEEFTSIDISTSRRTLVTDDDPERKFPGKLSAIPNRMNFLKFGSASAKFKRLATLMDQASQSVPSPSSHSLRERFSGIFAKKLDWNSIKKMSMEWIRNPMNMALFAWILCVAVSGAILFLVMTGMLNAVLPKKSARNAWFEVNNQILNALFTLMCLYQHPKRFYHLVLLCRWNPKDIAKLRKEYCKNGTYKPHEWMHIMVVVILGHVNCFAQYALCGLNLGYKRSQRPAIGVGICISFAIGAPAIAGLYTILSPLGKDYDSGSDEESQVQITADKKQEQMRVTSLERKYSFAPKDKQRTVENRPNWSGGILDIWDDISQAYLSLFCTFCVFGWNMERLGFGNMYVHIATFMLFCMAPFWIFILAAVNIEDDTVRQALVGTGIVLCFFGLLYGGFWRIQMRKRYNLPTYDFCFGKPAVSDCTLWLCCCWCTLAQEVRTGDAYHIVDDKFFSKKLSTVDQQPISPLRREGVASTKSGTSSPLGVNTSSPSTFKPSSPLSSSSFYTEHHSPDGPLSTLKEEVSEKDKDVTMIPPTPPSIQRESA; from the coding sequence ATGGTTTCGGTTGATAATGGTAAAGAAGAAATTGAGGAgtgtaataataataataataatggaAGTAAAGTAGAAGAGTTTACTTCCATAGATATTTCGACTTCTCGAAGAACATTGGTGACCGATGATGATCCCGAGAGAAAGTTCCCGGGTAAGTTGAGTGCTATCCCTAATAGGATGAACTTCTTGAAATTTGGTTCCGCGTCTGCCAAATTCAAGCGGCTTGCTACTCTGATGGACCAGGCATCGCAGTCTGTGCCTTCTCCGAGTTCACATAGCTTAAGAGAACGATTCAGCGGCATATTTGCTAAGAAACTTGATTGGAATTCGATTAAGAAGATGTCAATGGAATGGATTAGAAACCCGATGAACATGGCGCTTTTTGCGTGGATTTTATGCGTTGCTGTTTCGGGTGCGATTTTGTTCCTTGTCATGACTGGTATGCTGAATGCTGTACTGCCGAAGAAATCTGCGAGGAATGCGTGGTTTGAAGTAAACAATCAAATACTCAATGCGTTGTTTACGCTGATGTGTTTGTATCAGCATCCGAAGAGATTCTACCATCTTGTACTTTTGTGCAGATGGAATCCGAAAGATATCGCCAAACTTAGAAAGGAGTATTGCAAGAATGGAACTTATAAGCCTCATGAATGGATGCACATAATGGTTGTGGTAATTCTCGGTCATGTGAACTGTTTCGCACAGTATGCACTTTGCGGTCTAAACTTAGGGTATAAAAGATCTCAGCGTCCAGCCATCGGTGTTGGAATATGTATATCTTTTGCGATCGGTGCACCTGCAATTGCTGGTTTATATACCATTCTTAGTCCGCTAGGTAAAGATTATGATTCTGGTTCGGACGAAGAATCGCAGGTTCAAATTACTGCTGATAAAAAGCAAGAGCAGATGAGAGTGACATCATTAGAGAGGAAATATTCATTTGCGCCAAAAGATAAACAAAGGACAGTTGAAAATAGACCAAACTGGAGTGGTGGAATACTTGACATTTGGGACGATATCTCTCAAGCGTATCTATCACTTTTCTGTACTTTTTGCGTCTTTGGTTGGAATATGGAGAGACTTGGCTTTGGAAACATGTACGTTCACATTGCTACTTTTATGCTGTTCTGTATGGCACCCTTTTGGATTTTCATCTTGGCTGCTGTTAATATTGAGGACGATACCGTTAGGCAAGCGCTAGTAGGTACTGGGATCGTTCTATGTTTTTTCGGTTTACTCTATGGCGGCTTTTGGAGGATTCAAATGAGAAAGAGATACAATTTGCCGACTTATGACTTCTGTTTCGGCAAGCCTGCAGTTTCTGATTGCACACTTTGGCTTTGCTGTTGTTGGTGCACTCTTGCTCAAGAAGTGCGGACAGGGGATGCGTATCATATCGTAGACGATAAATTCTTCAGCAAAAAACTTAGCACTGTTGACCAACAGCCAATTTCACCTTTGCGCCGCGAAGGTGTGGCTTCGACCAAATCGGGTACGAGTTCCCCTCTCGGTGTCAATACCTCGTCTCCTTCTACATTCAAACCGTCGAGTCCTCTTAGTTCTAGCAGTTTCTATACGGAACATCATAGCCCAGATGGCCCGCTGTCGACTTTAAAAGAAGAGGTTTCCGAAAAAGATAAAGATGTAACAATGATTCCACCAACTCCGCCGTCGATACAAAGAGAATCTGCTTAG
- the LOC127118103 gene encoding staphylococcal-like nuclease CAN2, translating into MGNALRFLYGHCCKPTTSDDPQSLGPHGVSSSTVGLSALAHDLFHFENTSQVPEGLSKHVVSSKKAQANWFRKLVDAWKDAKPPPRTPEEAARLVILTLKGHKKADVEGLLTFYGLPLPHTLVEVTAQPPTSLPHGVKFEMHTLPVDAKAVADGDTVTVYVSTADPRESSVLPRNVHEAALHRSEARSRRNYEEADAFHKQIIDAGYRMIPFENDEILAKKYRIRLRGIDAPESAMPYGKEAKIELTKILQGKSLRVLVYGEDRYQRCVGDIYCNNIFVQEFMLKKGLAWHYTAYDKRPELETWEKEARSKRVGLWASRNPEKPWDWRKNKRGGN; encoded by the exons ATGGGAAACGCTCTCAGATTCCTCTACGGTCATTGTTGCAAACCAACAACTTCTGATGATCCACAATCACTTGGTCCACACGGTGTTTCTTCATCCACCGTTGGTCTTTCAGCTCTCGCCCATGATCTTTTTCACTTCGAAAACACCTCCCAG GTTCCGGAAGGACTAAGCAAACATGTCGTCTCTTCGAAAAAAGCTCAAGCTAATTG GTTTAGAAAGTTAGTAGATGCTTGGAAAGATGCGAAACCTCCACCTAGAACACCTGAAGAAGCAGCTAGACTTGTTATTCTTACCTTGAAAGGCCATAAAAAAGCAGATGTTGAG GGTTTGTTGACTTTCTATGGTCTTCCACTACCACATACCCTAGTTGAAGTAACTGCTCAACCTCCTACATCTTTGCCTCATGGAGTCAAATTTGAAATGCACACCTTGCCG GTTGATGCAAAAGCAGTGGCCGATGGTGATACTGTTACCGTTTATGTTAGCACAGCAGACCCTAGAGAATCATCAGTTCTCCCTCGCAATGTTCATGAAGCAGCCTTGCATCGATCAGAAGCTCGTTCTAGAAGGAACTACGAAGAGGCGGATGCATTTCACAAACAGATTATCGATGCGGGATACCG GATGATTCCATTTGAAAATGATGAAATCCTAGCTAAAAAGTATCGGATTCGACTAAG GGGAATCGATGCGCCAGAAAGCGCAATGCCATATGGAAAAGAAGCGAAAATCGAACTGACAAAGATTCTTCAAGGAAAGTCTTTGAGGGTTCTTGTTTACGGAGAAGATCGGTATCAACGTTGCGTTGGTGACATCTATTGCAATAACATTTTTGTACAG GAATTTATGCTGAAGAAAGGCTTAGCATGGCACTATACAGCCTACGACAAACGACCGGAGCTAGAAACG TGGGAGAAAGAAGCCAGATCAAAGCGCGTTGGATTATGGGCTTCAAGAAATCCTGAGAAGCCATGGGACTGGAGAAAGAACAAACGAGGTGGTAATTAA